The genomic DNA CATGACCTGGCCCTCGGCCCACACCGCGACCGCCCGGCGCGTCGCCTCGGCCAGCAGGCGGTGACGGTGGAAGACGTTTTCCAGGCCCTCCTCGAAGATCATGTCGAGGGCCTTGGGCAGGGCGAACAGCATATGTTCCGGCGGCGTGCCGCAGTATTTGTTGTAATGCTCCTCGCCCTCGCGCTGGGTCCAATCCCAATAGCGGGTGCGCAGGCCGGCGGATTGGTGGGCCGCCACCGCCTTGTCGCCGGCGGCGACGAAACTCAGGCCCGGCGGGGACATCAGGCCCTTTTGCGAACCGGCGACGGCGACATCGACGCCCCAGTCGTCCATGTCGAACGGCATGGTGCCGAGGGAGGCGATGGCGTCGACCATGAGCAGCGCGCCGTGGCCGGCGGCGTCCATGGCGCGGCGCA from candidate division KSB1 bacterium includes the following:
- a CDS encoding aminotransferase class V-fold PLP-dependent enzyme yields the protein AALEARLSEDAAGEIAAVMVVQVDTASGVVNDIAAVRRAMDAAGHGALLMVDAIASLGTMPFDMDDWGVDVAVAGSQKGLMSPPGLSFVAAGDKAVAAHQSAGLRTRYWDWTQREGEEHYNKYCGTPPEHMLFALPKALDMIFEEGLENVFHRHRLLAEATRRAVAVWAEGQVMSFNITDPAQRSDSVTNVLMNCDPQPLLDYCDGKCGVVVGGGIAELTGKAIRIAHMGHVNAPMILGTLTIIEVGLIALGIPHGKGGAQAAVDYLGEAVPA